AAGGGGCTGCCGGAGACGCGCTCACCCTGAGTCCCGACCTGAACAACCTGGGTCCCGATACGCTCAGCGACCACTTCATCAACAATTACGTGACGAACATGGAAAAGAACGTCACCTGATGAGGAAGAGGTACCGCTCCAGCTCTGCTCGAGACAGTTTCTCGAGCAATCGGGCATAGGCGAGTACAGAGGGGGAGGCGGCCCTGACCTTCCCCCGCTGTACCGGGCACTCGAGTTGATTGGAGAGTGTCCGCGTGACCGAAGGGCAACGGCGAACCCGTCGGAAGTTCTCGGCGGAGTTCAAGCGAGATGCCGTGGAGCTGGTGCTGACCGGCGGCAAGTCGGTGGCCGAGGCCGCCCGGGACCTGGGCATCTATGATTCGACCCTGGGCAACTGGGTCAAGCAGGCCCGCATCGACCGCGGCCAGCAAGAGGGCTTGAGTACCGAGGAACGGGCTCGTTTGAAAGAGCTGGAGCAGGAAAACGCGAAGCTGCGCATGGAGCGTGACCTGCTCAAACGAGCTCATGAGCCTTCTGGGTGAGGGAGTCGACCGAGTGACCCGCTACCGCTTCGTCGACTCCCAGAAGGCCGACGGCTTCCCGGTAGCGGCCGCCTGCCGAGCCGCCGGGGTGTCGACCTCGGCCTACTACGACTGGCGACGAGTCCAGGCCAGTGCACCGAGCCCTTCGCAGCAGGCCGAGGCCGATCTGCTCACCGAGATCCGCACCGTGCACGAAGCCTCCGGTGGTACCTACGGCTCACCCCGGGTGCATGCCGAACTGCGCCACCGAGGCTGGGTGGTCAACCACAAGCGCGTGGAACGGTTGATGCGCATCCACGACCTCGTCGGTGTCCACCCGCGTAAGCGGGTGCGCACCACAGTTCCCGCAGACCAACCGGAACCCGCCCCGGACCTGCCCGGGCGGGACTTCACACCCGGGATCGCGGACCAGCGCTGGGCCGGCGACATCACCTACATCCCCACCGACGAGGGCTGGTTGTACCTGGCCGCCGTCCTCGATGCCGGCTCGCGCCGGGTGCTGGGCTATGCCATGGCCAGCCACCTGCGCACCGGCCTCGTCGCCGACTGCCTGGACACCGCGGTAGCCACTCGCGGTGGTGACGTCGCCGGAGTCATCTTCCACAGCGACAGGGGGGTCAGTACACCAGTGCCCAGTTCGCCCAGCACTGCCGCGAACTGGACATCCACCGTTCACTCGGGCGCACCGGGATCTGCTGGGACAACGCCATCGTGGAGTCGTTTTTCTCCGGCCCTGAAACGAGAACTCGTGCACCGACACCGCTTCACCACCCGAGCCCAGGCACGCCAGGCCATCTTCGTCCGGATCCAGACCTGGTACAACCGCAGACGACTGCACTCCGCCCCTGGGCTATGCCAGCCCCGAGCAATGGGAACAGCAGGAACTACCCCGAGCCGCATAAACACGTGTCCGGCCAACAGGGGGAAGGTCACCTGCACAAACGAACAGGTTGAGGAGTACGGAGTGAACGTGTACTGCGGCATCGACCGGGCCGAACGGCCACCACGACATCGCCCTGATCGACGAGACTGGCACGCTGCTGGCCAAGCGGCGGATCATCGACGACGCGGCCGGATTCCGGGGGTTGCTGGAGCTGCTCGCCGAGCACGGCGACACCCCCGAGGACCCGATACCGGTCGCCATCGAGACAAGCCATGGCCTGCTGGCGCACCGGCCGACCCTATCAGCTCCGCGACCTCAACGGTCACGAAGTCACCCCCACCCAGGCACGAGCGATCATCACTGAGCACTACACGGTCTCGGCCGAGACCTGACGACAGCGGCGAACACTCACCGTCGGCCACCACCTCAAAACGGGGACAGGTGGTCTTGCCTGCCCCGTTCGAGCCGAGCAACGCGAAGATGCTGCCTCGTGCCACGTCGAAGTCGACGTCGCGCAGCACGGGCAGATCTTTGTACGACTTCTCCAGACCCTGCACGTGGATTGCCTGGTCCTGCTGGGCCGCCATCAGATCACTCCCTCGTCCTCGATTGCCCGCGCGATCCCACGGAGCAGGCGCTTCCGTTCCTCGTCGGGGACATATCCGCCCTTCGTGTAGTTCTGGACAAACGTCTCGACGAACTCCACCGGGTCGTCCCCGACGATCTCGCGGATCGGCGTTTCATCCGAGGCGGCCTGTTCGAACAGCTCCGCAAGGTCCTCGAACTCCGAGACCGCACTGTCGTCGTCGGTCGGCACGAAATACATCAGGTACCGTTCGATCGCCTCGACCGCCGTGCGGTAGTTCTCGGGAAGCTGCTTGACGCGCGCCTTGTACTGCCGGTAGCGGCGCTTGTCGTGGAGCATCTTCGAGATGAGCATGGTTATTTGCCTCCTTCGCGGAGCTGTTCCAGGCGTTCGGACAGGAAGCTCCAGGCCTTCCAGAACTCGTCGAGGTATTCCCGCCCTTGAGCGTTGAGGGAATACACCTTGCGCGGCGGACCCTTCTCCGACGGGACCTTCTCCACGTCGACGAGGCCCCGCTGCTCGACCCTGACGAGCAGCGCGTAGACGGTGCCCTCCGCGATGTCGGAGAAGCCCTGCTCCCGCAGCCACGCGGTGATCTCGTAGCCGTACGCGGGCTGACCGGCCAGGATCGCCAGGACGACCCCTTCCAGCGTGCCCTTGAGCATCTCCGTCGTCTGCTTACCCACGGCAACACCCCTCCGTCTACTCAATGTCATTGAGTACCGGTAGATAGTAGCACTGAATAGCGCAGCGGCAAGCCCCCGCGGCGACGGAGGCATCGGCCTCTTGGCCGCATGGGGGCCGAGCTGCGGGAACGGCTGAAGGCAGCTTTGGAGCGCAGTCCGCTGGTGCATGGCTGGGATGAGGGGCAGGGCTGGACCCTGGTGGGGAGCAAGGCGCTGATCGGACGGATGTTCCACGTCGGCTACACCGTCCAGGGCGTGTGGAAGCTGCTGCGCCGGCACAGGTCAGCCCTTTGATGAAGACTGTTTTAGCTGGTTTCCAGCGGTGCGATAGCCAGGTTGGCCAACGCGTGTAGTGCTTCGTGCTCGGCGGGTGGGGTGTGGCCGCGCTCACCGTGCAGGCGGCGGTTGTCGAACCAGTCGATGTAATCTGTGACCGCGATCTCGAGCTCGTCGATGTCGTGCCAGGGCCCCTTGTTACGGACGAGTTGGCCTTGTACAGCGTGTTGAGCGACTCCGCCGGGGCGGCTGACTCAGCAGGCCGACGGTGACTTGGCCGCCGAACAGGAGGAGGCCGTCTCGCAGTGGAGTCTGGATGCGTTGACCGAGGCGGTCCGGGCCGAGGGCATTGGCGTCAGGACGTAGCCACATCCGCCGGATCCTGTTGACTGAAGGAGTGCGCTGGCGCAAGCCCCGCTCCTGGGCGGCGAGCACGGATGCGGAGTTCGCCCCACAAGGAACCGCATCGTCGGGCTCCATACGCAGCCGTCGGCCGGGGCCACGGTGATCTGCGCCGACGAGCTCGGACCCGTCGTGCCCCGCACGCTCGGGCTCCCGCCGGTCAGACCTTCGCCGACAGCGCCGAGATCGAGCAGGCCACACGGCAAGCCACCACACCGCCGTCGCGGGCGGACTTCGTCTCCACCGCGAAAAAAGCGCAGAACCAAAGGGACTTAGCTGCAGCTTTCTTTCTTGGAGGGATTTTTCGGGAAAAAATTTCGACTCGGTCGAATGCTTCACGAGAAGCATCGATATGTGCATGACCGGACACTTTTCGGGAACTTTTTCGGGTAGCGTCTCCCGGCTGGCCGATTGTGTTCGACACCACCAATTCATCGTGTCCGCGAGCGAGTCCGGTGCAGGAGTGCACCGAACGGAATTTCTCGCGACCATCACGCTGCAATCTTGCCTTTGACCAGGTATTTCGAGCTTCGCTGCGAGCAAGCGGACGTGTGGGGCACCTCGTCGTGCGCGGACCGAGGTGTGGCATTACAGTTCGATTCGAGCGAGTTTGTGACGCGAGGTGTTCCCATGTATCTCACTCCGTCGGACACGGAGAAGTTGCTGTTGAGCGTTGCGGGCATGGTCGCCCGGGATCGGCGGGAGCGCGGCGTCCGCCTCAACCATCCGGAGGCGACGGCTTTGTTGTCGTGCTGGGCGATGGAGCGAGCTCGTGAAGGATCCTCGGTCGATCACCTCATGAGCGAGGGGCGACGCATTCTTACGCGCGATGACGTGATGGAGGGGGTTGCAGAAATGATCTCCGACGTACAGGTGGAGGCGACATTTCCCGATGGGCGCAAGCTCGTCACGATCACGGAACCGATCCAATGATCCCCGGTGAGGTACGCGTCCGGGAATCCCCGTTGACGTTGAATTCCGGCCGCGAACGGCGCTCACTCGTGGTGGTCAACGACGGAGACCGGCCGATTCAGATCGGGTCTCACCTGCACTTTCCCGATGCCAATCCGGCCTTGAGCTTCGACCGCGATGCGGTGCAGGGCTTCCGGCTGGACGCGCCTGCCGGGACGTCGGTGCGGTTCGAGCCGGGAGTGAGCCGGACGGTGGAGCTGGTGGCGCTCGGGGGGAACCAGCATGTTCCCGGCCTGCGGATCCGCGAACGGAGCATGCCGGCCCATGCGCGGGAGCCGAGGACGATCGTTCCGTTCGGCACGCCCGGAGCCGAACCCGCACATCCGGTCACGGCCTCGCCACCTGCGCGGGCAAGGGTCACCGACGAGGCGCTGCACGACGACAGCACGGGACAGTCCGACCAGCCGCAACGGGAGGAGGGGCAGTGAGCCGGATCAACCGCCGGGAGTACGCCAAGTTGTACGGCCCGACAGCCGGTGATCAGGTGCGTCTCGGGGACACCGACCTGTGGATCGAAGTCGAGCAGGACCTGTGCGCCGGGGGCGACGAGGCCGTTTTCGGCGGTGGCAAGAGCATTCGCGAGTCGGCGGCACAGGGTATCTCCACGCGGGAGCAAGGAGCCCTGGATCTGGTCATCACCAACGTGATCGTGCTCGATCACTGGGGAATCGTGCGTGGCGACGTCGGCGTCCGCGGTGGGCGCATCGTCGCCATCGGCAAGGCCGGAAATCCGGACACCATGGATGACGTCCATCCCGAGCTGCACATCGGACCGGGCACGGACGTCATCGCCGGGGACCGCAAAATTCTCACGGCGGGTGCCGTCGACACCCACGTGCACCTGCTCACCAAGGCCGAGATGGCCGAAGCGCTGGCCACCGGTACCACGACCGTCGTCGGCGGTGGCACCGGACCCACCGAAGGATCGAAGGCCACGACCGTGACCCCCGGGACCTGGTCGTTGACCATGATGCATCGGGCACTGGATCACATACCGCTCAACATCATCCTGTTCGGCAAGGGCAGCACGGTCAGCGCGGACGGCCTTGCCGAACAGGCACTGGCCGGCGCCGGCGGTTACAAGGTGCACGAGGATTGGGGTGCGACCCCGGCGGCCATCGACGCGTCGCTGCGCGCCGCCGACGAGTTCGGCCTGCAGGTCGCCCTGCACGCCGATAGCCTCAACGAGACGGGCTACGTGCAGCACACGATCGACGCGATCGCCGGGCGCGGCATCCACGCGTTCCACTCCGAAGGTGCCGGTGGCGGGCACGCTCCCGACATCATCGTCGTGGCCGGTGAACCCAATGTGCTGCCCGCCTCGACCAACCCGACGCTGCCGCACACGGTCAACACCGCCACCGAGCACCTGGACATGCTGCTGGTGTGTCACCACCTGAATCCGCAGGTGCCCGAAGACTTGGCGTTCGCCGAATCCCGCATCCGGCCGACGACGATGGCCGCCGAGGACATCCTGCACGACATCGGGGCGATGTCGATCACCTCCTCCGATGCGCAGGCCATGGGACGCATCGGTGAGCTCGTGTGCCGCACCTGGCAAGTGGCGCACGTGATGAAGGCGCAACGCGGGTCGTTGGGCTCGTCGCTGCCCGCGGACAACGAGCGCGCTCGGCGCTATGTCGCCAAGTACTCGATCTGTCCGGCGGTCGCGCACGGCATCGATCACGAGGTGGGGTCGGTGGAGCCCGGCAAACTGGCCGATCTCGT
This Haloactinomyces albus DNA region includes the following protein-coding sequences:
- a CDS encoding urease subunit gamma encodes the protein MYLTPSDTEKLLLSVAGMVARDRRERGVRLNHPEATALLSCWAMERAREGSSVDHLMSEGRRILTRDDVMEGVAEMISDVQVEATFPDGRKLVTITEPIQ
- a CDS encoding urease subunit alpha, with the protein product MSRINRREYAKLYGPTAGDQVRLGDTDLWIEVEQDLCAGGDEAVFGGGKSIRESAAQGISTREQGALDLVITNVIVLDHWGIVRGDVGVRGGRIVAIGKAGNPDTMDDVHPELHIGPGTDVIAGDRKILTAGAVDTHVHLLTKAEMAEALATGTTTVVGGGTGPTEGSKATTVTPGTWSLTMMHRALDHIPLNIILFGKGSTVSADGLAEQALAGAGGYKVHEDWGATPAAIDASLRAADEFGLQVALHADSLNETGYVQHTIDAIAGRGIHAFHSEGAGGGHAPDIIVVAGEPNVLPASTNPTLPHTVNTATEHLDMLLVCHHLNPQVPEDLAFAESRIRPTTMAAEDILHDIGAMSITSSDAQAMGRIGELVCRTWQVAHVMKAQRGSLGSSLPADNERARRYVAKYSICPAVAHGIDHEVGSVEPGKLADLVLWDPAFFGIRPFTVIKGGAAVWGALGDPNATIPTPQPVLMRPALPEGPSSAPHLSTSFVAQAALDDGLAERLGLRRRLAAVRDTREVTKADMPNNAALPRLDVDPETFAISIDGDPVQPNPAETVPLAQRYTFF
- a CDS encoding urease subunit beta; translated protein: MIPGEVRVRESPLTLNSGRERRSLVVVNDGDRPIQIGSHLHFPDANPALSFDRDAVQGFRLDAPAGTSVRFEPGVSRTVELVALGGNQHVPGLRIRERSMPAHAREPRTIVPFGTPGAEPAHPVTASPPARARVTDEALHDDSTGQSDQPQREEGQ
- a CDS encoding DUF1048 domain-containing protein; this encodes MLISKMLHDKRRYRQYKARVKQLPENYRTAVEAIERYLMYFVPTDDDSAVSEFEDLAELFEQAASDETPIREIVGDDPVEFVETFVQNYTKGGYVPDEERKRLLRGIARAIEDEGVI
- a CDS encoding transposase — its product is MTEGQRRTRRKFSAEFKRDAVELVLTGGKSVAEAARDLGIYDSTLGNWVKQARIDRGQQEGLSTEERARLKELEQENAKLRMERDLLKRAHEPSG
- a CDS encoding PadR family transcriptional regulator, which codes for MGKQTTEMLKGTLEGVVLAILAGQPAYGYEITAWLREQGFSDIAEGTVYALLVRVEQRGLVDVEKVPSEKGPPRKVYSLNAQGREYLDEFWKAWSFLSERLEQLREGGK